A region from the Pelecanus crispus isolate bPelCri1 chromosome 11, bPelCri1.pri, whole genome shotgun sequence genome encodes:
- the PITPNB gene encoding phosphatidylinositol transfer protein beta isoform encodes MVLIKEFRVVLPCSVQEYQVGQLYSVAEASKNETGGGEGIQVLKNEPYEKDGEKGQYTHKIYHLKSKVPGFVRMIAPEGSLVFHEKAWNAYPYCRTIVTNEYMKDDFFIKIETWHKPDLGTSENVHNLDPNTWKSVEVVHIDIADRTQVEPGDYKADEDPALFQSVKTKRGPLGPNWKKEVATDEECPKMCAYKLVTIKFKWWGLQNKVENFIQKQEKRIFTNFHRQLFCWIDKWIDLTMEDIRRMEDETQKELEALRNQGQVRGTSAANDE; translated from the exons ATGGTGCTGATCAAGGAATT ccGAGTGGTTTTACCTTGCTCAGTGCAAGAG TATCAAGTTGGGCAACTTTATTCTGTGGCAGAAGCtagcaaaaatgaaacaggagGTGGTGAAGGAATTCAAGTCTTAAAAAATGAGCCTTATGAAAAAGATGGCGAGAAGGGACAATATACTCACAAAATCTATCATTTAAAGAG tAAAGTTCCTGGGTTTGTAAGGATGATTGCTCCAGAAGGCTCCCTAGTGTTCCACGAGAAGGCTTGGAACGCGTATCCCTACTGTAGAACAA TTGTGACA AATGAATACATGAAAGATGACTTCTTCATAAAAATTGAGACCTGGCATAAACCAGATTTGGGGACATCAGAGAAC gTGCACAATTTAGATCCAAACACATGGAAGAGTGTTGAAGTTGTCCATATTGACATTGCAGATAGAACTCAAGTAGAACCAGGA GACTACAAAGCTGATGAAGACCCTGCGTTATTCCAGTCGGTTAAGACGAAGAGAGGACCTTTGGGGCCAAATTGGAAG AAAGAGGTAGCAACTGATGAAGAGTGTCCTAAAATGTGTGCTTACAAGTTGGTGACTATCAAATTTAAATGGTGGGGACTGCAGAACAAAGTTGAAAACTTTATACAAAAG caagaaaaaaggatATTTACCAACTTTCATCGCCAGTTGTTCTGTTGGATTGACAAGTGGATTGATCTGACTATGGAAGACATTAGGAGAATGGAGGATGAAACCCAAAAGGAGCTGGAAGCG